Within the Miscanthus floridulus cultivar M001 chromosome 2, ASM1932011v1, whole genome shotgun sequence genome, the region TTAACCCGCACAAGTCCTGCGAGGGATACGTGGATTTCTGTAGCTCTATGAACCCAACCGCAGGTTTCTTGTCGAAACAACAGCCACAACAGCGCACATGGAGTTGTAAAGGCAATCCTTTTCAGACAGCGATTCCCAGCAGCGAGATCTGCTCTTGCTTCAAAAACCACGTCGGTTCCATCCAGACTTTAGCAGCACCTGATTAAAAGCACAGATGCAAGAAATATCATCCCCATGAAGAGACAAATGCTTTTCAGATAGGATTAGGTCAAATCTCAAATCTCAATGCCCTGGACAAAATGCTTTTGATAGCTCAGATTTGACCCATGGAACTATGCGATGGAAAAGATAAGCAGCAGGATAATGTTGAAGGAGCAGTTCTAAGTGATTAACCAATGTGTATCATATAAAACTCGAAAAATTGAGCCAAACGATTTACAGCTAAAAGTCACCATGAGGGCTATTGGTGTGACAGCACCATGTTGTGAAGCCTAATTTCGTCCTGAGCAGTATCAGTATCAACGCTATTTTTTGTTCTGAAACGGGTACCACAGCTATAAATAACATTCATCAGAATAACGACAATCAACCAATTTGAAATCCAATGTAACCATTTGGTGATATCACAGAGTATTAGACCTATCCAGCACCAGGAAACAAAAGAAAATGATACATGTAGAAGCCAACCCACATGCACCGCCGCCATATGAACACAAAAAAGACAATAATATTCAACTCGATCAATGAATTGTTCATGGATTATCACCTCTATATATGATCAACTATCCAAGGACAATCGAGAAGCTTGTGGCACTCTAGACTCTAATTAAGTAACTTGTCAGCACTCTACTACAGCATAAAATCGATTTGTGATGGAACACTTGATGTACTAACATTCTCAACCAAATCACATGGACAATCAATCTATTAGTTGCTTCAACGCACCTATGTCATCACAATACCACTACTAAAGGAGGTATATCTATATAGAACAAGAGATAGATACTAACATAACTGTTCTCCTTGcatagaccccccccccccccccccccccccccccccaccccagtGCACATGCCCATACCTCATACCTCGATTCCCTATTTGTAGAAATGCCAGATTGCAAATTAATTGTGTAACCCAAATAGAGACATTGTAATTTGAATCTTGATGCCAAATGCAGGCCGCAGCACATGTCCGCAGTCttgtaacaacaacaacaacaacaaagcctttaagtcccaaacaagttggggtaggctagagttgaaacccaacagaagcaatcaaggttcgggcacgtgaatagctgtcttccaagcactcctatctaaggctaagtctttgggtatattccatcctttcaagtctccttttattgcctctacccaagtcaacttcggtcttcctctgcctctcttcacgttactatcctgacttaggattccactacgcaccggtgcatctggaggtctccgttgcacatgtccaaaccatctcaaccggtgttggacaagcttttcttcaattggcgctacccctaatctctcacgtatatcatcgttccgaactcgatcccttcttgtatgaccgcaaatctaacgcaacatacgcatttccgcgacacttagctgttgaatatgtcgtcttttcgtaggccaacattctgcaccatacaacatagcaggtctaatcgccgtcctataaaacttgccttttagcttctgtggtacccttttgtcacataggacaccagacgcttgccgccacttcatccaccctgctttgattctatggctaacatcttcatcaatatctccgtccctctgtagcattgatcctaaatatcgaaaggtatccttcctaggcactacttgaccttccaaactaacatcttcctcctcccgagtagtagtgccgaagtcacatctcatatactcagttttagttctactaagtctaaaacctttggactccaaagtctcccgccataactccagtttctgattcactcctgtccggctttcatcaactagcactacatcgtccgcgaaaagcatacgccaagggatgtccccttgtatgtcccttgtgacctcatccatcactaaagcaaacaaataagggctcaaagctgacccttgatgtagtcctatcctaatcgggaagtcatccgtgtctccatcacttgttcgaactctagtcacaacattgctatacatgtccttaatgagcccgacgtacttcgttgggactttatgtttgtccaacgcccaccacataacattccttggtattttatcataagccttctccaagtcaataaaaaccatgtgtaggtccttcttcttctccctataccgctccataacttgtcttattaagaaaatggcttccatggttgaccttccgggcatgaaaccaaattggttcatagagacccgcgttattgctctcaagcgatgctcgataaccctctcccatagcttcatagtatggctcatcaacttaattcctcggtaatttgtacaactttgaatatcccctttattcttgtagatcggtaccaatatacttctcctccactcatcaggcatcttgttcgatcgaaaaatatggttgaacagcttggttaaccatactacagctatgtccccgaggcatctccacacctcgattgggataccatccggtcccatcgccttacctcctttcatccttttcaacgccttacctccactcatcaggcatcttgtccGCAGTCTTGTAACATATGCACATTTTGTCTGAACCAATTCATCTAGGAACTACAACAGTCCATGTATTATCTGCTTGTGAATGTGAATCATTAGCCAAGATGCAAAATTAATCAACAAAATGAAACACTACATTCAGTCATTCAAAGTGGCTAAATGCATATTGTGGGATCTAGTTTGACTAATGATAAGCAATCTCACCCAGGAAGAAAGGATGCCACAAACCCTATGAACGGTGAAGTCTGGACAGGAACACAGGTGAGGTGGTCTTCATCACATGCATTTTAGTGGCATGAGGTGgttatactaattattagcttatgAGGGATGAGATGATGGTGGATCAATCCATTCCATTccaaaaagggcgtacccagtgcaaagagctcccgctctgtgcggggtctggggaagggtgtcagtggcaagccttaccctcgcctgtgcaatgcgaggagaccgcgactcgaacccgggaccttccggtcacaggcagtaagactctaccgcttgcaccaggcccgcccttccacCAAACACCCCATTAGGAGTGAGAGTATGATGGACTACCCCACTCCTCAACCAAACACCCCATTAATCTACTAGTCACCGCAACACACCTATATCATGACAATGCCACCACTCAAGAAGGTATAACTAAAAGAGTGGCATATAGAGAACGAGAAACTACCACAACTGTTGATGTTGCATAGAAACAATAACCAAACCATTCCCTGTATGCAAGATGCGAGATTCCAAACTAATAATGTGACTCAAATAAGTACATTGTAACTTGAATAATGCCAAATGCAGTCAGTAACACATCTATGCAGTCACGTGCTATATGCCCATTTTGTCTGAATCATTATCCCTTTGTGAATTATAATCATAAGCCAAAGTCACAAATTTAGTCAACAGAAGGAAATGCTACATTCAGGCATTCACAACGGCTGCATACTACGGGATCTAGTCGACTAACTGACAAGCAGTCTCATCGGGGAAGAAAGGGATATCACAAACCCTAGGGACGGCGAAGGCCGGAGGGGAACATCGACGCAGTTGCCGGGGCCGGCCCCGCGGCGCCGTTGCTCACGGGGGAGGAAaccgcggcggcggctgcggctgcggcggtTGGGGGAGCAGCGGAGGAGAGCTCGCGAACGAGGGAGGCCAGGGCCTCGGGGTTGGCGCCGCGGTCGCAGAGCGCCATGAGCAGCGACAAGGTGTGGCGGTCAAGGCCGGTGTCGAGGATCTGAGACATCTGAAACGCCAGCTCCAGGGACTCCTTCGcctgcctcgccgccgccgcctccgtctccatctccatctccatctccggcGGCGCCGTCGCTTCCAGCCTCTGGTAGGTGGTAGCTTGGGCTCTGCCGCTCTGGCTCCCGGGTTCGAATACTCTGGGCAGTAGCACGGCGGCTGGTGGAAGAAACCAGTCGAAAGGCCTGGCTCCACATACCAGTGGCTTCGTTTAGTGGCTGCCCCACATGACAGTGGATCCATTTTGTGATTTCCCAGCTCTTCCTTGTTTGAACATGAAAGTCACTTCAATATCTGAGATTCGGCATCATACAGATAGATACAGATAAAAGCAACAAAAAATTCAAGTGACATTTGCCACGGCGACCCTGTATAAGAAAAGAAATCACACTACAGGCACTATTTCCCTCATCAGGAGAGGGTATCAACAGTTGACATGATTCACTAACAGTGACTTATCAGGCTAACGAAGCTATCATGTTTTACAGAGTTGAGCTAGACGTACAAGGATGTCATACACAGCAAGTGAGCGGCAAACAACACACCCATAAGCTCATTCTCCCTACAACGTGCTTAAATCCTGAAATGCAACTGACGATCAGCATTGTCTGTCATCTGTCAAGCTTGCAGTAGCTAGCGGCTCACAAGTTTCAGACAAATTTCAGGCAAGATGTGAATCTGCAGTAGCATCCACCGTGGATAACTGAACTCACCTTTTCACAAGGACCATACATAACTGAAGCCAGCCGCGCTCTGCAAAAATGCGAATGGATGTGCCATAGTACTGAGACGGAGATCTGaatgagcaaactcccaaaatatGGCTGTTATTCTGGATCCCGTCTCCCCTTGTTCAGACCGATGGCATCACAACTGCAGATGCGAAGGGTAGCAGCTCCTGAGAACTCACAATGCGAGAAGCTCTGACTCCTTTTCCTCTACCAACGGTTCGTCTGGCAAATGGCTGGTACCATTTTCCAATTGGTCCTCCCTTGTATTGGAACCAGGAGACGGCAAACGGGAGTTCGTCATGGGGACAAAACCAGCTGCACGAGATCCATTTGAGGAATCTACGGCTGACTGCAGCTTTTTCAACTGGGACTTCAAGCATATGATTCGTCCCTTGTTCCATTTTGGGAAGTGGAAGGATGCTGATAGTGTATCATTTAGAAAGGAGTAGACAACTTTGGCGGTTGGCAGTCCTCTTGTAATTGTGCTTTTCTCCATTTCACCTCTCCTGGATATTGAAAAACTATCAGACAGACCAAAGCAGGCTAGCAGGAAAATATTCACTGAACTAGACAATTATATGTGAGTGAAGGCAAGATATTGTTCTATGAGAATAAAATTGAAATGACAATTATGGAGTATTGTTATCCTGTGAAAAAGTTTACGTTTCAATTTTGTACTTGCAGTAAAATACCCAATTATACCCTCCAAGGCCCTCTCTTCATGTAAAGTTCAAACGGCAGTAtaggcaacaacaacaacaacaacaaagcctttaagtcccaaacaagttggggtaggctagagttgaaacccaacagaagcaatcaaggttcaggcacgtgaatagctgtcttccaagcactcctatctaaggctaagtctttgggtatattccatcctttcaagtctccttttattgc harbors:
- the LOC136515336 gene encoding mitotic-spindle organizing protein 1B-like, whose amino-acid sequence is MEMEMETEAAAARQAKESLELAFQMSQILDTGLDRHTLSLLMALCDRGANPEALASLVRELSSAAPPTAAAAAAAAVSSPVSNGAAGPAPATASMFPSGLRRP